One window of uncultured Methanoregula sp. genomic DNA carries:
- a CDS encoding sodium:solute symporter family protein: protein MAVNPVTMAALVLVYLAATLVIGYLGYKKTKNSEDYLVAGRDSHPVIIALSYGATFISTSAIIGFGGQAANLGMSLIWLTVLNIGVGILLAFVLFGKKTREIGQRLSAVTFPDLMCKLYKSPLLQYIAGFIIVVSMPLYTAAILIGGARFIEPTLGISYSSSLIIFALITAVYVVFGGLIAVMYTDAFQGTIMLIGMTVLLGLTLIAVGGFTAGTTALTNMASLVPKALADQGMTGWTAMPSLGSPIWFTVITTLVLGVGIGVLAQPQLVVRFMTAKDNKSLNRAILVGGPFILMMTGVAFTIGALSNVYFYQTSGKIAIDAAGGNVDAIMPLFINLAMPDLFVVIFMLTLLAAAMSTLSALYHAMGTALVCDLWGRGKECALSMKAHQYGIVIMMVLSTILAFLLPISIIARATAMFMGLCACAFLPAFAIGVYAKNPSTKAALYSMVSGAVVWFLWTAFVHAAEAKPLGLCQALFGKVTLLGAPWTAVDPLVIGLPVSLLVMIVMQYQCGKEQPVVAAPA from the coding sequence ATGGCAGTTAACCCGGTTACGATGGCAGCACTGGTGCTTGTCTACCTTGCAGCAACTCTCGTCATCGGCTACCTTGGCTACAAAAAGACGAAAAATTCCGAGGATTACCTTGTTGCAGGGCGTGACAGCCACCCGGTGATCATCGCGCTCTCGTACGGCGCCACGTTCATCTCCACATCCGCAATCATCGGTTTCGGCGGACAGGCCGCAAACCTCGGCATGAGCCTGATCTGGCTGACCGTGCTGAACATCGGGGTCGGGATCCTCCTCGCCTTCGTCCTCTTCGGCAAGAAGACCCGGGAGATCGGGCAGCGCCTGAGTGCAGTCACGTTCCCAGACCTGATGTGCAAGCTCTACAAGTCCCCGCTCCTGCAGTATATCGCCGGGTTCATCATCGTTGTCTCGATGCCGCTCTACACGGCAGCCATCCTTATCGGCGGGGCACGGTTCATTGAGCCCACGCTGGGTATCTCTTACTCGAGCTCGCTCATCATCTTCGCCCTGATCACTGCAGTCTACGTGGTTTTCGGCGGACTGATTGCCGTTATGTACACGGACGCCTTCCAGGGCACGATCATGCTGATTGGTATGACGGTCCTCCTCGGCCTCACCCTCATCGCGGTGGGAGGGTTCACGGCAGGGACAACGGCGCTCACGAACATGGCGAGCCTCGTCCCCAAGGCACTCGCCGACCAGGGAATGACCGGCTGGACAGCCATGCCTTCACTCGGTTCGCCGATCTGGTTCACGGTGATCACCACGCTCGTGCTCGGGGTCGGCATCGGTGTCCTTGCCCAGCCCCAGCTGGTCGTGCGGTTCATGACGGCAAAGGACAACAAGTCCCTGAACCGGGCCATCCTTGTCGGCGGGCCGTTCATCCTGATGATGACCGGGGTTGCTTTCACGATCGGGGCGCTCAGCAACGTGTACTTCTACCAGACATCCGGCAAGATCGCCATCGATGCAGCGGGAGGGAATGTCGATGCCATCATGCCGCTCTTTATCAATCTGGCAATGCCTGACCTCTTTGTCGTCATATTCATGCTCACGCTGCTTGCCGCTGCCATGTCCACGCTCAGTGCGCTCTACCATGCCATGGGCACGGCACTGGTCTGCGACCTCTGGGGAAGGGGTAAGGAGTGCGCCCTCTCCATGAAAGCACACCAGTACGGTATCGTCATCATGATGGTGCTCTCGACCATCCTTGCCTTCCTCCTGCCGATCAGCATCATTGCCCGGGCAACGGCGATGTTCATGGGCCTGTGCGCCTGTGCCTTCCTGCCGGCGTTTGCCATCGGGGTCTATGCAAAGAACCCGTCGACAAAGGCGGCTCTCTACAGCATGGTCAGTGGTGCTGTGGTCTGGTTCCTCTGGACCGCATTCGTCCACGCAGCGGAGGCAAAACCCCTGGGTCTCTGCCAGGCACTCTTCGGGAAGGTTACGCTCCTCGGGGCTCCCTGGACCGCGGTTGACCCGCTCGTGATCGGCCTGCCCGTTTCGCTCCTGGTCATGATCGTGATGCAATACCAGTGCGGGAAAGAGCAGCCGGTTGTTGCAGCACCCGCATGA
- the trxA gene encoding thioredoxin gives MDDELSQIREKRKRELEEKMKHEKIKGTVENVDEMHFQEFISTHPNVVVDFWAEWCGPCRRIAPIMDELATEFNGKVAFAKCNTDDNRGLAMKFNIDAIPAMMIFSRGQLVDRIIGAYPKEAIREKIVRKFGL, from the coding sequence ATGGATGATGAGCTTTCCCAAATCCGGGAGAAGCGCAAAAGGGAGCTGGAAGAGAAGATGAAGCACGAGAAGATAAAAGGAACCGTGGAGAATGTCGACGAGATGCACTTCCAGGAGTTTATCTCCACGCACCCGAACGTTGTTGTGGATTTCTGGGCGGAATGGTGCGGGCCCTGCCGGCGGATTGCGCCGATCATGGACGAGCTGGCAACGGAGTTTAATGGCAAGGTCGCGTTTGCAAAGTGCAATACCGACGATAACCGGGGACTTGCGATGAAGTTCAATATCGATGCCATCCCGGCAATGATGATCTTCTCCAGAGGGCAGCTGGTGGACCGGATCATCGGGGCATATCCCAAGGAAGCGATCCGGGAAAAGATTGTCCGGAAATTCGGACTCTGA
- a CDS encoding 4a-hydroxytetrahydrobiopterin dehydratase — MELAQQKCTTYKPGSPPLTRKETIELLSQVPGWTLSNGHILQKFEFPDAAACIAFFTEVAALSTQEGHYPDLCMKESRYVEISYYTYPAGGLTLNDFIMAHKLNEMKQAP; from the coding sequence ATGGAACTCGCACAACAGAAGTGCACTACGTATAAACCCGGCTCCCCGCCCCTGACCCGGAAGGAGACAATCGAACTCCTCAGCCAGGTTCCCGGCTGGACACTCAGCAACGGGCACATACTACAGAAGTTTGAGTTTCCGGACGCTGCAGCATGCATCGCCTTTTTCACGGAGGTTGCAGCCCTGTCCACCCAAGAGGGGCACTACCCGGACCTCTGCATGAAAGAGTCGCGGTACGTGGAGATCTCGTATTATACCTATCCTGCGGGCGGGCTGACCCTCAATGATTTCATCATGGCCCACAAGCTCAATGAGATGAAACAGGCGCCCTGA